A single region of the Brachypodium distachyon strain Bd21 chromosome 3, Brachypodium_distachyon_v3.0, whole genome shotgun sequence genome encodes:
- the LOC100843376 gene encoding histone-lysine N-methyltransferase SUVR4 isoform X5, with the protein MGLLMEACLSLLFYKPFIFPSVPIPSASATTTDAGRDASSSSPPHRKRWDCLLLLLNNNMGSNNERFKKAFEAMKPLGISKKQMKPILRHLYNLFDKNWEPIEEENYRILADAILDAQNERPMPAAPNDETNGEPTPHSSTQLRPDDQRPSASASCYYTDVNDNETPLIKRSRRSRMSSADFVHEQPTQPIAIEGMSSQPASLQPNEPIRALAVVRQADDHGDPSSIVACKRDKGLLLESPEDVLFLNGPEPEIDLPAAPVAKHLNTSSSESGAVHSEAQSKGGSLQKEAVESDAPSVKPIACKHAVDGNSNAAVGFTVSESSEPTFQNCIVSCQPELPLSKQRPLHDVADISKGEERVSIPIVNEFGSESCPPLFYYIRKNLVFQSAYVHTSLARIGNEDCCTDCSGDCLLAPLPCSCSRLTGGEFAYTPEGLVKGEFLDECIAVNHFPEKHNKFYCKACPLERSKNNALPDPCKGHLARKFIKECWSKCGCGMQCGNRVVQCGITCNLQVFFTKEGKGWGLRTLDELPKGAFICEYVGEILTNTELHKRTVQNEKRSKHVHQVLLDANWGSEGVSRDEEALCLDPTFYGNVGRFVNHRCYDSNLVVIPVEVETPDRHYYHVAFFAARKIKAFEELTWDYGIDFDGTDIAFECMCGSKYCRNPKNSRKRARAATSGS; encoded by the exons ATGGGCTTGTTAATGGAGGCCTGTTTAAGCCTTCTATTCTATAAGCCCTTCATATTCCCTTCCGTTCCGATTCCATCCGCATCGGCGACGACGACAGACGCCGGGAGAGacgcctcctcgtcttcgcCGCCG CATAGGAAGCGTTGGGACTGTCTGCTTCTGCTGTTGAACAACAATATGGGTTCCAACAACGAAAGGTTCAAGAAGGCATTTGAGGCCATGAAGCCTCTTGGCATCTCCAAGAAGCAGATGAAACCCATCCTGAGGCACCTGTACAACCTATTCGACAAGAACTGGGAACCCATCGAGGAAGAGAACTATCGCATCCTTGCTGACGCCATACTCGATGCTCAAAATGAACGGCCAATGCCCGCCGCTCCCAATGAC GAGACAAATGGGGAGCCCACGCCTCACAGCTCAACACAGCTCAGGCCAGACGACCAACGCCCTTCAGCTTCTGCTAGTTGCTATTACACGGATGTCAACGATAATGAGACCCCCCTGATCAAGAGATCCAGGAGATCCAGGATGAGCTCAGCTGATTTCGTACATGAGCAGCCGACGCAACCTATTGCTATAGAAGGCATGTCTTCCCAGCCTGCTTCACTGCAACCCAATGAACCAATTAGGGCATTGGCAGTAGTGCGGCAAGCTGATGACCATGGGGATCCTTCCTCTATTGTCGCCTGTAAGAGGGATAAAGGATTGTTGCTTGAAAGTCCTGAAGATGTTCTCTTCCTAAACGGGCCCGAGCCTGAAATTGATCTTCCAGCTGCTCCTGTTGCCAAGCATCTCAATACCAGCTCTTCAG AATCAGGTGCTGTGCATTCTGAAGCTCAGAGCAAAGGTGGCAGCTTGCAAAAAGAGGCAGTGGAGTCCGATGCTCCTTCCGTGAAGCCAATTGCCTGTAAACATGCTGTTGACGGGAATAGTAATGCTGCTGTAGGATTCACAGTGTCTGAATCCTCTGAACCTACCTTTCAAAACTGTATAGTTTCTTGTCAGCCTGAGTTGCCACTTTCTAAGCAAAGGCCACTCCATGATGTTGCTGACATATCAAAGGGAGAAGAAAGAGTTAGTATACCTATTGTAAATGAATTTGGCAGTGAGAGTTGTCCGCCATTGTTTTATTACATACGGAAGAATCTCGTGTTCCAAAGTGCTTATGTCCACACCTCGCTTGCAAGGATTGGCAATGAGGATTGCTGCACAGATTGTTCAGGTGACTGCTTATTAGCACCACTTCCATGTTCCTGTTCTAGGTTAACTGGAGGTGAGTTCGCATATACACCAGAGGGTCTGGTTAAGGGAGAATTCCTTGATGAGTGCATCGCCGTTAACCACTTCCCAGAAAAGCATAATAAGTTCTACTGTAAAGCTTGCCCTCTCGAAAGATCCAAGAATAACGCCTTACCAGATCCATGTAAAGGTCATCTGGCCAGAAAATTCATTAAAGAGTGCTGGAGTAAATGTGGCTGTGGCATGCAGTGTGGAAACCGTGTCGTTCAGTGTGGGATAACATGCAATCTCCAG GTGTTCTTCAcaaaggaagggaagggcTGGGGATTACGCACGCTGGATGAGCTGCCAAAAGGTGCTTTTATCTGCGAATATGTTGGAGAGATACTGACAAACACTGAGCTACACAAAAGAACAGTTCAAAATGAAAAACGATCTAAGCATGTGCATCAAGTTCTCCTGGATGCTAATTGGGGTTCTGAAGGGGTGTCGAGAGATGAAGAAGCTCTATGCCTTGATCCAACATTTTATGGGAATGTTGGGCGATTTGTCAACCATAG ATGTTatgattcaaatttagttgTGATCCCTGTTGAAGTTGAGACTCCTGATCGTCATTATTATCAT GTTGCATTTTTCGCAGCCAGGAAAATTAAGGCTTTTGAGGAGTTAACATgg GATTATGGCATTGACTTTGATGGTACTGACATAGCATTCGAATGCATgtgcgggagcaagtattgcCGCAATCCGAAGAATTCAA GGAAGAGGGCTAGAGCAGCGACAAGTGGAAGCTAG
- the LOC100843376 gene encoding probable inactive histone-lysine N-methyltransferase SUVR2 isoform X2, protein MGLLMEACLSLLFYKPFIFPSVPIPSASATTTDAGRDASSSSPPHRKRWDCLLLLLNNNMGSNNERFKKAFEAMKPLGISKKQMKPILRHLYNLFDKNWEPIEEENYRILADAILDAQNERPMPAAPNDETNGEPTPHSSTQLRPDDQRPSASASCYYTDVNDNETPLIKRSRRSRMSSADFVHEQPTQPIAIEGMSSQPASLQPNEPIRALAVVRQADDHGDPSSIVACKRDKGLLLESPEDVLFLNGPEPEIDLPAAPVAKHLNTSSSGGKNMLIKHSKTREVLGSGADEVGYPVQNTPQTPSVELDLASSTMGEVKMSLKCKFDPSKVRISLDKVLKMVEDKCLRSYKILPPDFSIGKLMNEVCQYVAESGAVHSEAQSKGGSLQKEAVESDAPSVKPIACKHAVDGNSNAAVGFTVSESSEPTFQNCIVSCQPELPLSKQRPLHDVADISKGEERVSIPIVNEFGSESCPPLFYYIRKNLVFQSAYVHTSLARIGNEDCCTDCSGDCLLAPLPCSCSRLTGGEFAYTPEGLVKGEFLDECIAVNHFPEKHNKFYCKACPLERSKNNALPDPCKGHLARKFIKECWSKCGCGMQCGNRVVQCGITCNLQVFFTKEGKGWGLRTLDELPKGAFICEYVGEILTNTELHKRTVQNEKRSKHVHQVLLDANWGSEGVSRDEEALCLDPTFYGNVGRFVNHRCYDSNLVVIPVEVETPDRHYYHVAFFAARKIKAFEELTWDYGIDFDGTDIAFECMCGSKYCRNPKNSRKRARAATSGS, encoded by the exons ATGGGCTTGTTAATGGAGGCCTGTTTAAGCCTTCTATTCTATAAGCCCTTCATATTCCCTTCCGTTCCGATTCCATCCGCATCGGCGACGACGACAGACGCCGGGAGAGacgcctcctcgtcttcgcCGCCG CATAGGAAGCGTTGGGACTGTCTGCTTCTGCTGTTGAACAACAATATGGGTTCCAACAACGAAAGGTTCAAGAAGGCATTTGAGGCCATGAAGCCTCTTGGCATCTCCAAGAAGCAGATGAAACCCATCCTGAGGCACCTGTACAACCTATTCGACAAGAACTGGGAACCCATCGAGGAAGAGAACTATCGCATCCTTGCTGACGCCATACTCGATGCTCAAAATGAACGGCCAATGCCCGCCGCTCCCAATGAC GAGACAAATGGGGAGCCCACGCCTCACAGCTCAACACAGCTCAGGCCAGACGACCAACGCCCTTCAGCTTCTGCTAGTTGCTATTACACGGATGTCAACGATAATGAGACCCCCCTGATCAAGAGATCCAGGAGATCCAGGATGAGCTCAGCTGATTTCGTACATGAGCAGCCGACGCAACCTATTGCTATAGAAGGCATGTCTTCCCAGCCTGCTTCACTGCAACCCAATGAACCAATTAGGGCATTGGCAGTAGTGCGGCAAGCTGATGACCATGGGGATCCTTCCTCTATTGTCGCCTGTAAGAGGGATAAAGGATTGTTGCTTGAAAGTCCTGAAGATGTTCTCTTCCTAAACGGGCCCGAGCCTGAAATTGATCTTCCAGCTGCTCCTGTTGCCAAGCATCTCAATACCAGCTCTTCAG GTGGGAAGAACATGTTAATTAAACATTCTAAAACAAGGGAGGTGTTGGGATCTGGTGCTGATGAGGTTGGATATCCTGTTCAAAATACTCCTCAGACACCTTCTGTTGAACTTGATTTAGCTTCGTCCACTATGGGTGAGGTGAAGATGTCATTGAAATGCAAGTTTGACCCTTCAAAGGTCCGCATTAGTTTGGACAAAGTCTTGAAAATGGTCGAGGATAAATGTCTTCGCTCATACAAGATTCTACCACCTGATTTTTCTATTGGCAAGCTGATGAATGAGGTCTGCCAATATGTTGCAGAATCAGGTGCTGTGCATTCTGAAGCTCAGAGCAAAGGTGGCAGCTTGCAAAAAGAGGCAGTGGAGTCCGATGCTCCTTCCGTGAAGCCAATTGCCTGTAAACATGCTGTTGACGGGAATAGTAATGCTGCTGTAGGATTCACAGTGTCTGAATCCTCTGAACCTACCTTTCAAAACTGTATAGTTTCTTGTCAGCCTGAGTTGCCACTTTCTAAGCAAAGGCCACTCCATGATGTTGCTGACATATCAAAGGGAGAAGAAAGAGTTAGTATACCTATTGTAAATGAATTTGGCAGTGAGAGTTGTCCGCCATTGTTTTATTACATACGGAAGAATCTCGTGTTCCAAAGTGCTTATGTCCACACCTCGCTTGCAAGGATTGGCAATGAGGATTGCTGCACAGATTGTTCAGGTGACTGCTTATTAGCACCACTTCCATGTTCCTGTTCTAGGTTAACTGGAGGTGAGTTCGCATATACACCAGAGGGTCTGGTTAAGGGAGAATTCCTTGATGAGTGCATCGCCGTTAACCACTTCCCAGAAAAGCATAATAAGTTCTACTGTAAAGCTTGCCCTCTCGAAAGATCCAAGAATAACGCCTTACCAGATCCATGTAAAGGTCATCTGGCCAGAAAATTCATTAAAGAGTGCTGGAGTAAATGTGGCTGTGGCATGCAGTGTGGAAACCGTGTCGTTCAGTGTGGGATAACATGCAATCTCCAG GTGTTCTTCAcaaaggaagggaagggcTGGGGATTACGCACGCTGGATGAGCTGCCAAAAGGTGCTTTTATCTGCGAATATGTTGGAGAGATACTGACAAACACTGAGCTACACAAAAGAACAGTTCAAAATGAAAAACGATCTAAGCATGTGCATCAAGTTCTCCTGGATGCTAATTGGGGTTCTGAAGGGGTGTCGAGAGATGAAGAAGCTCTATGCCTTGATCCAACATTTTATGGGAATGTTGGGCGATTTGTCAACCATAG ATGTTatgattcaaatttagttgTGATCCCTGTTGAAGTTGAGACTCCTGATCGTCATTATTATCAT GTTGCATTTTTCGCAGCCAGGAAAATTAAGGCTTTTGAGGAGTTAACATgg GATTATGGCATTGACTTTGATGGTACTGACATAGCATTCGAATGCATgtgcgggagcaagtattgcCGCAATCCGAAGAATTCAA GGAAGAGGGCTAGAGCAGCGACAAGTGGAAGCTAG
- the LOC100843376 gene encoding probable inactive histone-lysine N-methyltransferase SUVR2 isoform X1, with the protein MGLLMEACLSLLFYKPFIFPSVPIPSASATTTDAGRDASSSSPPVKFPPRTILQQHRKRWDCLLLLLNNNMGSNNERFKKAFEAMKPLGISKKQMKPILRHLYNLFDKNWEPIEEENYRILADAILDAQNERPMPAAPNDETNGEPTPHSSTQLRPDDQRPSASASCYYTDVNDNETPLIKRSRRSRMSSADFVHEQPTQPIAIEGMSSQPASLQPNEPIRALAVVRQADDHGDPSSIVACKRDKGLLLESPEDVLFLNGPEPEIDLPAAPVAKHLNTSSSGGKNMLIKHSKTREVLGSGADEVGYPVQNTPQTPSVELDLASSTMGEVKMSLKCKFDPSKVRISLDKVLKMVEDKCLRSYKILPPDFSIGKLMNEVCQYVAESGAVHSEAQSKGGSLQKEAVESDAPSVKPIACKHAVDGNSNAAVGFTVSESSEPTFQNCIVSCQPELPLSKQRPLHDVADISKGEERVSIPIVNEFGSESCPPLFYYIRKNLVFQSAYVHTSLARIGNEDCCTDCSGDCLLAPLPCSCSRLTGGEFAYTPEGLVKGEFLDECIAVNHFPEKHNKFYCKACPLERSKNNALPDPCKGHLARKFIKECWSKCGCGMQCGNRVVQCGITCNLQVFFTKEGKGWGLRTLDELPKGAFICEYVGEILTNTELHKRTVQNEKRSKHVHQVLLDANWGSEGVSRDEEALCLDPTFYGNVGRFVNHRCYDSNLVVIPVEVETPDRHYYHVAFFAARKIKAFEELTWDYGIDFDGTDIAFECMCGSKYCRNPKNSRKRARAATSGS; encoded by the exons ATGGGCTTGTTAATGGAGGCCTGTTTAAGCCTTCTATTCTATAAGCCCTTCATATTCCCTTCCGTTCCGATTCCATCCGCATCGGCGACGACGACAGACGCCGGGAGAGacgcctcctcgtcttcgcCGCCGGTAAAATTTCCTCCTCGGACGATTCTCCAGCAG CATAGGAAGCGTTGGGACTGTCTGCTTCTGCTGTTGAACAACAATATGGGTTCCAACAACGAAAGGTTCAAGAAGGCATTTGAGGCCATGAAGCCTCTTGGCATCTCCAAGAAGCAGATGAAACCCATCCTGAGGCACCTGTACAACCTATTCGACAAGAACTGGGAACCCATCGAGGAAGAGAACTATCGCATCCTTGCTGACGCCATACTCGATGCTCAAAATGAACGGCCAATGCCCGCCGCTCCCAATGAC GAGACAAATGGGGAGCCCACGCCTCACAGCTCAACACAGCTCAGGCCAGACGACCAACGCCCTTCAGCTTCTGCTAGTTGCTATTACACGGATGTCAACGATAATGAGACCCCCCTGATCAAGAGATCCAGGAGATCCAGGATGAGCTCAGCTGATTTCGTACATGAGCAGCCGACGCAACCTATTGCTATAGAAGGCATGTCTTCCCAGCCTGCTTCACTGCAACCCAATGAACCAATTAGGGCATTGGCAGTAGTGCGGCAAGCTGATGACCATGGGGATCCTTCCTCTATTGTCGCCTGTAAGAGGGATAAAGGATTGTTGCTTGAAAGTCCTGAAGATGTTCTCTTCCTAAACGGGCCCGAGCCTGAAATTGATCTTCCAGCTGCTCCTGTTGCCAAGCATCTCAATACCAGCTCTTCAG GTGGGAAGAACATGTTAATTAAACATTCTAAAACAAGGGAGGTGTTGGGATCTGGTGCTGATGAGGTTGGATATCCTGTTCAAAATACTCCTCAGACACCTTCTGTTGAACTTGATTTAGCTTCGTCCACTATGGGTGAGGTGAAGATGTCATTGAAATGCAAGTTTGACCCTTCAAAGGTCCGCATTAGTTTGGACAAAGTCTTGAAAATGGTCGAGGATAAATGTCTTCGCTCATACAAGATTCTACCACCTGATTTTTCTATTGGCAAGCTGATGAATGAGGTCTGCCAATATGTTGCAGAATCAGGTGCTGTGCATTCTGAAGCTCAGAGCAAAGGTGGCAGCTTGCAAAAAGAGGCAGTGGAGTCCGATGCTCCTTCCGTGAAGCCAATTGCCTGTAAACATGCTGTTGACGGGAATAGTAATGCTGCTGTAGGATTCACAGTGTCTGAATCCTCTGAACCTACCTTTCAAAACTGTATAGTTTCTTGTCAGCCTGAGTTGCCACTTTCTAAGCAAAGGCCACTCCATGATGTTGCTGACATATCAAAGGGAGAAGAAAGAGTTAGTATACCTATTGTAAATGAATTTGGCAGTGAGAGTTGTCCGCCATTGTTTTATTACATACGGAAGAATCTCGTGTTCCAAAGTGCTTATGTCCACACCTCGCTTGCAAGGATTGGCAATGAGGATTGCTGCACAGATTGTTCAGGTGACTGCTTATTAGCACCACTTCCATGTTCCTGTTCTAGGTTAACTGGAGGTGAGTTCGCATATACACCAGAGGGTCTGGTTAAGGGAGAATTCCTTGATGAGTGCATCGCCGTTAACCACTTCCCAGAAAAGCATAATAAGTTCTACTGTAAAGCTTGCCCTCTCGAAAGATCCAAGAATAACGCCTTACCAGATCCATGTAAAGGTCATCTGGCCAGAAAATTCATTAAAGAGTGCTGGAGTAAATGTGGCTGTGGCATGCAGTGTGGAAACCGTGTCGTTCAGTGTGGGATAACATGCAATCTCCAG GTGTTCTTCAcaaaggaagggaagggcTGGGGATTACGCACGCTGGATGAGCTGCCAAAAGGTGCTTTTATCTGCGAATATGTTGGAGAGATACTGACAAACACTGAGCTACACAAAAGAACAGTTCAAAATGAAAAACGATCTAAGCATGTGCATCAAGTTCTCCTGGATGCTAATTGGGGTTCTGAAGGGGTGTCGAGAGATGAAGAAGCTCTATGCCTTGATCCAACATTTTATGGGAATGTTGGGCGATTTGTCAACCATAG ATGTTatgattcaaatttagttgTGATCCCTGTTGAAGTTGAGACTCCTGATCGTCATTATTATCAT GTTGCATTTTTCGCAGCCAGGAAAATTAAGGCTTTTGAGGAGTTAACATgg GATTATGGCATTGACTTTGATGGTACTGACATAGCATTCGAATGCATgtgcgggagcaagtattgcCGCAATCCGAAGAATTCAA GGAAGAGGGCTAGAGCAGCGACAAGTGGAAGCTAG
- the LOC100843376 gene encoding histone-lysine N-methyltransferase ASHH2 isoform X4, translating into MGLLMEACLSLLFYKPFIFPSVPIPSASATTTDAGRDASSSSPPVKFPPRTILQQHRKRWDCLLLLLNNNMGSNNERFKKAFEAMKPLGISKKQMKPILRHLYNLFDKNWEPIEEENYRILADAILDAQNERPMPAAPNDETNGEPTPHSSTQLRPDDQRPSASASCYYTDVNDNETPLIKRSRRSRMSSADFVHEQPTQPIAIEGMSSQPASLQPNEPIRALAVVRQADDHGDPSSIVACKRDKGLLLESPEDVLFLNGPEPEIDLPAAPVAKHLNTSSSESGAVHSEAQSKGGSLQKEAVESDAPSVKPIACKHAVDGNSNAAVGFTVSESSEPTFQNCIVSCQPELPLSKQRPLHDVADISKGEERVSIPIVNEFGSESCPPLFYYIRKNLVFQSAYVHTSLARIGNEDCCTDCSGDCLLAPLPCSCSRLTGGEFAYTPEGLVKGEFLDECIAVNHFPEKHNKFYCKACPLERSKNNALPDPCKGHLARKFIKECWSKCGCGMQCGNRVVQCGITCNLQVFFTKEGKGWGLRTLDELPKGAFICEYVGEILTNTELHKRTVQNEKRSKHVHQVLLDANWGSEGVSRDEEALCLDPTFYGNVGRFVNHRCYDSNLVVIPVEVETPDRHYYHVAFFAARKIKAFEELTWDYGIDFDGTDIAFECMCGSKYCRNPKNSRKRARAATSGS; encoded by the exons ATGGGCTTGTTAATGGAGGCCTGTTTAAGCCTTCTATTCTATAAGCCCTTCATATTCCCTTCCGTTCCGATTCCATCCGCATCGGCGACGACGACAGACGCCGGGAGAGacgcctcctcgtcttcgcCGCCGGTAAAATTTCCTCCTCGGACGATTCTCCAGCAG CATAGGAAGCGTTGGGACTGTCTGCTTCTGCTGTTGAACAACAATATGGGTTCCAACAACGAAAGGTTCAAGAAGGCATTTGAGGCCATGAAGCCTCTTGGCATCTCCAAGAAGCAGATGAAACCCATCCTGAGGCACCTGTACAACCTATTCGACAAGAACTGGGAACCCATCGAGGAAGAGAACTATCGCATCCTTGCTGACGCCATACTCGATGCTCAAAATGAACGGCCAATGCCCGCCGCTCCCAATGAC GAGACAAATGGGGAGCCCACGCCTCACAGCTCAACACAGCTCAGGCCAGACGACCAACGCCCTTCAGCTTCTGCTAGTTGCTATTACACGGATGTCAACGATAATGAGACCCCCCTGATCAAGAGATCCAGGAGATCCAGGATGAGCTCAGCTGATTTCGTACATGAGCAGCCGACGCAACCTATTGCTATAGAAGGCATGTCTTCCCAGCCTGCTTCACTGCAACCCAATGAACCAATTAGGGCATTGGCAGTAGTGCGGCAAGCTGATGACCATGGGGATCCTTCCTCTATTGTCGCCTGTAAGAGGGATAAAGGATTGTTGCTTGAAAGTCCTGAAGATGTTCTCTTCCTAAACGGGCCCGAGCCTGAAATTGATCTTCCAGCTGCTCCTGTTGCCAAGCATCTCAATACCAGCTCTTCAG AATCAGGTGCTGTGCATTCTGAAGCTCAGAGCAAAGGTGGCAGCTTGCAAAAAGAGGCAGTGGAGTCCGATGCTCCTTCCGTGAAGCCAATTGCCTGTAAACATGCTGTTGACGGGAATAGTAATGCTGCTGTAGGATTCACAGTGTCTGAATCCTCTGAACCTACCTTTCAAAACTGTATAGTTTCTTGTCAGCCTGAGTTGCCACTTTCTAAGCAAAGGCCACTCCATGATGTTGCTGACATATCAAAGGGAGAAGAAAGAGTTAGTATACCTATTGTAAATGAATTTGGCAGTGAGAGTTGTCCGCCATTGTTTTATTACATACGGAAGAATCTCGTGTTCCAAAGTGCTTATGTCCACACCTCGCTTGCAAGGATTGGCAATGAGGATTGCTGCACAGATTGTTCAGGTGACTGCTTATTAGCACCACTTCCATGTTCCTGTTCTAGGTTAACTGGAGGTGAGTTCGCATATACACCAGAGGGTCTGGTTAAGGGAGAATTCCTTGATGAGTGCATCGCCGTTAACCACTTCCCAGAAAAGCATAATAAGTTCTACTGTAAAGCTTGCCCTCTCGAAAGATCCAAGAATAACGCCTTACCAGATCCATGTAAAGGTCATCTGGCCAGAAAATTCATTAAAGAGTGCTGGAGTAAATGTGGCTGTGGCATGCAGTGTGGAAACCGTGTCGTTCAGTGTGGGATAACATGCAATCTCCAG GTGTTCTTCAcaaaggaagggaagggcTGGGGATTACGCACGCTGGATGAGCTGCCAAAAGGTGCTTTTATCTGCGAATATGTTGGAGAGATACTGACAAACACTGAGCTACACAAAAGAACAGTTCAAAATGAAAAACGATCTAAGCATGTGCATCAAGTTCTCCTGGATGCTAATTGGGGTTCTGAAGGGGTGTCGAGAGATGAAGAAGCTCTATGCCTTGATCCAACATTTTATGGGAATGTTGGGCGATTTGTCAACCATAG ATGTTatgattcaaatttagttgTGATCCCTGTTGAAGTTGAGACTCCTGATCGTCATTATTATCAT GTTGCATTTTTCGCAGCCAGGAAAATTAAGGCTTTTGAGGAGTTAACATgg GATTATGGCATTGACTTTGATGGTACTGACATAGCATTCGAATGCATgtgcgggagcaagtattgcCGCAATCCGAAGAATTCAA GGAAGAGGGCTAGAGCAGCGACAAGTGGAAGCTAG